CGCTGAAAACAAGCTGAGCGAGGGTTTCGATCCCGTCACCGTCGCCGATCGCGCGGGCGAGGAGGCGATGCGCGAAGTGCTCGCCCGCCACCGTCCCGACGACGCGATCTTCGGGGAGGAGGCGGGGCATACACCCGGCAGCAGCGGCCTGACCTGGGTTCTCGATCCCATTGACGGGACGCGGGGGTTCATCTCGGGGACGCCGACCTGGGGGGTATTGATTGCCGTTGGCGACGCATCCGGGCCGGTGCTGGGCATCGTGGATCAGCCCTATACGGGCGAGCGGTTCATCGGCACCCCTGCCGGTGCGGCACTGCTGCGGGCGGGCCAACGCAGGCCCATCCACACGCGCCCGGCGCGCCCGCTGCGCGAGGCGACGGTTTTCACCACCTTCCCCGAAGTCGGGACCGACATCGAAGGGTCGGCGTTCCGCGCCGTGGCAGAGCGCGCGAATCTGACCCGCTATGGCATGGATTGCTACGCCTACGCGCTGGTTGCATCGGGGCAGGTGGATCTGGTGATCGAGGCGGGATTGCAGGCCTATGACATCCAGGCCCCCCTGGCGCTGGTTCGCGCGGCGGGAGGCATTGTCACCGATTGGCAGGGTGGACCGGCGCACGATGGCGGCCGCGTGATCGCGGCGGCGAACCCACAGATCCACGCCGAGGCGCTGGAGATCCTGCACACCACGCCGGACGGCGCGGCGTGAGCGCGATCCTGATCAGCAAGGCACAGCTGATCCTGACAATGGACGATGCCCGCCGCGAGATCGCGGATGCCGACATCCTTATCGAGGCCGGCAGGATCGCGGCCCTTGGGCCGGATCTGCCGGTGCCGGAGGGGGCAGAGGTTGTCGACGCCACGGGCTGCCTCGTGACGCCGGGGCTGGTCAACACACATCACCACCTCTTCCAGACGTTGACACGGGCGGTGCCTGCGGGGCAGGACGCGCCGCTGTTCGGCTGGCTCGGCGCGCTTTACCCGATCTGGTCCCGGCTCACGCCGGATCACATCTTTACCTCCGCCCAGATCGGCCTTGCCGAACTTGCGCTGTCGGGGTGCAGCCTGAGTTCGGATCACCTGTATCTCTATCCCAACGGCACGCGGCTGGAGGACACCATCGAAGCGGCGCGCGAGATCGGGCTGCGGTTCCACCCCACGCGGGGCGCGATGAGCATCGGCCAGAGCGCGGGCGGGCTGCCCCCCGATGCGCTGGTCGAACGCGAGGCGGACATCCTGAAGGATTGCATCCGCGTCATCGACGCCTTCCACGACCCCGCCGAAGGGTCGATGTGCCGTGTCGGGGTGGCACCCTGTTCGCCCTTCTCGGTCAGCCGCGAACTGATGCGCGATGCCGCGGTGCTGGCACGGGACAAGGGCGTGATGATGCACACGCATCTGGCTGAAAACGACGAGGACGTTGCCTATAGCCTTGCCACCTTTGGCTGCCGTCCGGGCGAATATGCGCAAAGCGTGGGCTGGGTCGGGCGCGATGTGTGGCACGCCCATTGCGTCAAGCTTGATCCGGCAGAGATCGACCTTTTCGCGAGTACCGGCACCGGTGTCGCCCATTGCCCGTGCTCGAATTGCCGCCTTGGCAGCGGGATCGCGCCGGTGCGTGCGATGCGTGACGCGGGCGTGCCGCTGGGCCTCGGTGTCGACGGATCGGCCAGCAACGATGCCGGAAGCCTCGTGGCCGAGGCGCGGCAGGCGATGCTGCTGCAACGGGTGGCGCGGGGCGCAGATGCCATGAGCGCCCGAGAGGCGCTGGAGATCGCCACCCGCGGCGGTGCCGATATTCTGGGCCGCCCCGATTGCGGGCGGCTCGAAGTGGGGAAACGTGCCGATATTGCCCTGTGGGACACCCGAACGGTGCAAATGGCCGGATCATGGGATATTGCATCCATACTGCTCGCCGGGCCGGGCGTTGTGCGTGATCTCTTTGTAGAGGGCCGCGGCGTGGTGCGGGACGGGCAGGTGACCGGTGTCGATCTGGCCACACTGGCCGCCCGGCAGAGAGCATACGCAAAGGCCCTTATGGATACATGATACGTATTGTTGCAATTTTTGCAGTGCTTGCCGCGCTGTCCGCCTGCGGCGACATGCCTGCGGCAACCTCGCCAAACGGGCCGGTCCCGGCACCGGAGAATGCGACAACCGCCCGCCTGAAAGGCAAGAGCCCCAGCGCGATCGTCAGCGCGATCCGCGCGAAAACCGGGCTCGGGCCGGTGCGAAGGTCGGCGCGGCTCGACCGTGTGGCACTGATGCAGGCGCGCGATATGGCGCAGAACGACTTCTTCTCGCACAGCGGCAGCGACGGATCGAGCGTGGGCAACCGGGCAAGGCGCGGTGGATACGACTGGTGCGTGATCGCCGAGAACATCAACAAGGGCTACCCCGACATCCGCTCCGCGATTCTCGCATGGGAAACATCGCGCAGCCACTACCGCAACATGACGCTGCGCGGCGCGAAGGAGTTCGGCATCGCCTCGGTCGGCAGCTATAACGTGATGGTGCTGGGCGCGCGCGACTGCTGACACAGCCGGGGTGGGTCAGACCTCGTCGGCCTGTCGCCCCGCGATCCACGTGGCCCGCACGGCGCGGTCGTCCCCCATCATCACGGTGGTAAAGATGTCTTCCCAGATGTCGTGCGCCCGGTTGGCGCGCTGGGCGATGTCCGGTGTCGATTTCAGGTCCAGCACCGTGATATCGGCGAAATATCCACGTCGCAGCGATCCGATTTCATCTTGAAGATGCAGCGTCCGGGCCGAACCGGCCGTCGCCAGCCAGATCAGCTGCGCCGCGTGCAGCGGCCGGCCGTGATGCTGCGCCGCCTCGTAGGCCGCTGCCATGGTGCGCAACATCGAAAACGACGATCCGCCGCCGGTGTCCGTGGCAAGCCCCACGGGGATGCCGCGTTCGGCCAGCGCGGGCAGGTTCATCCGCCCAGATCCGATAAAGGCGTTCGAGGTCGGACAATGGATCGCCGCCCCCTGCACATCGGCCAGCCTGTCGATCTCGCGCGGCTCCAGATGGATCGCATGACCGTAGAGCCCGCGTGGCCCCAGAAGCCCGTGCGCCTCGTAGGTGTCCAGATAATCGCGCGCCTGCGGAAACAGCTCGCGCACCCATGCGACCTCGTCGGGCTGTTCGCTCAGGTGGGTCTGCATCAGGCAGTCGGGGTACTCGGCCCAGAGCGCTCCGAGCGCGGAGAGCTGATCGGGCGTGGAGGTGGGCGAGAACCTTGGCGTGATCGCGTAGCGCGCGCGCCCATGCCCGTGCCATGCCTCGATCAGCGTCTTGCTGTCGTCATAGGCCGATTGCGCCGTGTCCAGCAACGCCTCGGGGGCGTTGCGGTCCATGCAGGTCTTTCCGGTGACGATGCACTGCCCGCGCGCGGCACCCGCTTCGAAGAGGGCCGCGGCGCTGTGCGGGTGGATCGTGGCAAAGGACGCGACCGTCGTGGTGCCGTGCGCCCGTGTCAGATCGAGGTAGCGCGCCGCCAGCTCTGCGGCCCAATAGGGGTCGGACAGGCGGATTTCCTCGGGGAATGTATAGGTCTGCAGCCAGTCGATCAGCCGTTTGCCCCAGCTCGCGATCATGGCGGTCTGCGGAAAATGGACGTGGGCATCTACGAAGCCGGGGCAAATCAGATTGTCGCCGTACATGAACTCGGTGGCCTCGGGATGCGCCTCGCGCAGGCCTTCGGCCGGGCCGACCGCCGCGATCCTGTCTCCCAGAAGCAGCACGCCACCGGAGCTGTCGACATGCACGCAGTCCTCCCACGGAAGGACCAAAGGATCCCCCGAAAAGAGAAGTGTCTGGCCGGTAAGAAGCGTTTTCTGGGTCATGCACGCCGTTATGAATATCTTCACCGAAAGGCGCAATGGGGGCATCTGTCTTCGACAGGGCGGGCCGCGTATTTCGCGCCATTGTGCCTGACGGCAGGCACGATTAAGGTCCGCTGAAACAGGGGGCGCGCGCGATGTCAGAACAGCTTTTGGACGAAAAAACCGAAGAGCCGGACACCGAGAAGGAAGCCTACACCCTGTCGCAGCGGGACGTGTCGGCAATTCTCTACGCGGTCGAAATCGACGACCGCGAAAAGCTGGTCGAGCTGATGGAGCCGCTGCACGCCGCCGACATCGCAGACCTTCTCGAACAGATCAGCGGGTTCGAGCGGATGCGCCTGATCCGGCTCTACGACCGCGAATTCGACGGCGAGATCCTGTCCGAACTCGACGAATCGATCCGTAACGAGGTGGTCAGCCTTCTGACGCCCTCGGTGCTGCAGGATGCGGTGCGCGAACTCGACAGTGATGATGTGGTCGATATCATCGAGGATCTCGAGGACGCGCAGCAGGAAAGCATTCTCGGCGCGCTCGAAGACAGCGACCGTGCGGCTGTCGAACAGGCGCTGACCTATCCCGAATATTCCGCCGGTCGCCTCATGCAACGCGAGGTCGTCATGGCGCCCGAGCACTGGACCGTGGGCGAGGCGATCGATTTCCTGCGTGCCACGCCCGAAGAGGATCTGCCGGACCAGTTCTACCATATCATCATGGTCGATCCGCGGCTGCATCCGGTTGGCAACATCACTCTGGGCAAGCTCATGCGCTCCAAACGCGCGACGCCGCTGAAGGATCTGCTGGAAAGCACCTTTCAGGTCATTCCGGCCATGCGGGACGAAGGCGATGTCGCCTATGCGTTCAACCAGTACCACCTGATCTCGGCGCCGGTTGTGGATGACGAGGGCCGCCTGATCGGGGTTATCACCATCGACGATGCGATGGCCGTGCTTGACGAGGAACACGAAGAGGACATCCTGCGCCTCGCCGGTGTCGGCGACGGGTCCTTGTCGGACCGCGTGATCGAGACGACGAAACAGCGTCTGCCGTGGCTTGCCGTGAACCTCGTGACCGCCATTGCCGCGTCGCTGGTGATCGCTCAGTTCGAAGTCGCCCTTGCGCAAATCGTGGCGCTGGCGGTGCTGATGCCGATTGTCGCATCCATGGGCGGCAACGCCGGCACCCAGAGCCTGACAGTGGCCGTGCGCTCACTCGCCACGCGCGATCTGACCGGCTCCAACGTCTGGCGCGTGATCCGCCGTGAAGTGCTGGTCGGGTTGATCAACGGGCTGATTTTTGCCGTGGTCATGGGCATAGTCGGTCTGATCTGGTTCGGCTCGCCCGCGCTGGGCTACGTCATCGCCTCGGCGATGGTGATCAACATGGTGGTGGCGGGGCTGGCGGGCACCGGCATCCCGATCATCCTCGAAAGGATCGGGATCGATCCGGCGCTGGCCTCGGGCGCATTCGTGACGACGGTGACCGATGTGGTCGGCTTCTTCGCGTTTCTCGGGCTTGCGGCACTGGTGCTGCTGTGACCCTTGCCGCGCGCAAGGACGCCGCGCGCAAGGCGGCCTTTGCACGGCGCAAGCCGCTGTTCGATAACGCCCCTGCGGCGCAGTCTGGCTACCTCAGCGAGGTGCTGGCAGGATACCGCGGCGTGCCGCTGTCGGGCTACATGCCGATCCGGACCGAGATCGACCCCCGCGATGCCATGGCCGAAGCGGCGGCACGCGGGCCAGTCGGAGTGCCGGTGATCGTTGGTGCGGGCCAGCCCCTGCGCTTTGCCCGCTGGGAGCCGGACATGCCCATGCGCGACGGGCCGTTCGGAGCGTCCATCCCGCAAGAGCCTGCGTATTTCGAACCGGAAATCCTGATCGTGCCGCTGCTGGCCTTCTCGCGGGCGGGGGGGCGTCTGGGATACGGCGGCGGGTTCTACGACCGTACCCTCGAGGGGCTGCGCGCGAAACGCGCCACGCTGGCCATCGGCTTTGCCTTCGCGGGACAGGAGGATCCGTCGCTGCCGCTCGAACCTCTGGACCAGCCGATGGATCTGATCGTGACCGAAGCGGGCGTGATCGAGGTTGCCTCCGCCGCCGCGCGATGAGCTCTTTGTCGCGGCCAAAGCGGCCTGCGCGGGGGTTGCCGTCGGGGGCGGGACACCGTACCGCTTGAACCTATGAAAATTCTGTTTCTTGGGGATGTGATGGGCCGCGCGGGGCGTCGGGCGATCACTGAAAATCTGGCACGGCTGCGCGACGAGTGGAAGCTCGATTTCGTCGTGGTCAACGGTGAAAACGCGACCTCGGGCATGGGCCTGTCGGGCGCACATGCGAAAACCCTGCTGGACGCGGGGGCCGATTGCCTGACGCTGGGCGATCACGCGTTCGACCAGAAGGACATGCTGGCCTTCGTCGAACAGGACAGCCGCATCGTGCGACCGCTCAATTTCTCGAAAACCGCGCCGGGCAAGGGCGCGCGCATCTTCCAGACGCGCACCGGCAAGAAAATCCTCGTAACACAGGCGCTGGGCCAAGTGTTCATGAAACGGCCCTACGACGATCCTTTCTCGGCGCTCGATCAGGTGCTGAAGACGCATCCGCTGGGCGGCATGGTGCAGGCAATCGTTGTCGATATCCATTGCGAGGCGACCTCCGAAAAGATGGCGGTCGGGCATTGGTGCGACGGGCGCGCATCGCTTGTCGTGGGCACCCACACCCATGTGCCCACCTCGGACGCGATGATCCTGCCGTCGGGCACCGCCTATCTGAGCGATGCGGGCATGTGTGGCGACTATAACTCCGTCATCGGTATGGAGAAAACCGAGCCGATGCGCCGGTTTATCACAGGCATGCCGAAGGACCGGTTTACCCCTGCGACGGACGAGGCAACCCTGAGCGGTGTCTACATCGAAACCGATGACCGCACCGGTCGCGCCACCCGGGTACAGCCGGTCCGCGTGGGCGGGCGGCTTCAGCCCAGCCTGCCATGACAAGGGCTGACGTCCTGTTTTTCAGCGCCATTCTGGTGCTGATGGGGGCGGGGTGGGGGTTGTCCCAGCCACTGACAAAGATCGCGGTCAGCACCGGCTACGGCCATTTCGGCCTGATCTTCTGGCAACTGGTGCTTGGTGCGGTCCTGATGGGGGCGGCGTGCCTTCTGCGGCGCAGGCCCCTGCCGCGCGGACGGGACGCCCTGCGCGCCTACATCGCCATCGCGCTGATCGGCACCGTCTTTCCCAACACGATCTCCTACCAGTCGGCGGTGTATCTGCCGTCCGGCATCATGTCGCTTCTGCTGAGCGTCATTCCCATGTTCGCCTTTGCCATCGCGCTGGTTCTGGGAACCGACCGGTTCGCGTGGCGACGGCTGATCGGGCTGGGGTTCGGGCTGGTCGGTGTGCTCATCATCGTCGCTCCGTCGGTCGATATGGGGGCGGATGTACCGGTGGGCTGGGCAGCCTTCTATGTTCTGGTCGCGCTCTTTTACGCGTTCGAGGGAAATTACGTCGCCCGCTGGGGCGTGGCGGGGCTCGATCCGTTCCAGCTGATGCTGGGGTCGTCCATCGTGGGGCTTGCACTGGTGCTGCCGCTGATGCTGTGGAGCGGCCAGACGATCGCGCCGGTCTGGCCGTTGCCGCCGGCGCAGGCGGCCCTGATCGGCAGCAGCGTCGCGCATGTTCTGGTCTACGCGACCTATGTCTGGGTCGTGGGCCGCGCGGGCGCGGTCTTCGCCGTGCAGGTCAGCTATCTGGTGACGGGGTTCGGCCTCTTCTGGGCATGGGCCATCCTGGGCGAGGCGTTTTCGTCGGCGATCTGGCTGGCGCTTGCGGCGATGTTCGCCGGCATGTACCTCGTACAGCCCCGCCCCAAGGCGGCTCTTGCCGCAGAGCCGCCGATGCGCGATAGCTGATCGGACGGGGCCTGTCGGGGGATACCATGGCGCTATTCGAATTTTCGCAACTGACGCAATCGCTTCTGGCGCTGGGTGTTGTGGGTGCGATGTTCGCATTGTTCCTGCGCGAGACGCTGCCGACCGAAGTGGTCGCGCTGGCCGGCGCGGCGGTGTTGCTGGCCCTGGGGCTTTTGCCCTACGAGGACGCCCGCGCGGTTCTGTCCAACTCCGCGCCCTGGACGATTGCGGCGATGTTCATCGTGATGGGGGCACTGGTGCGTACCGGTGCGCTCGAGGTTCTGACCCAGCTTGCCGAACACTATGCCCGCACCAACCCCAGACTGGCTGTCATCGGTGTGATCCTGTCGGTCATGGGCGCCAGCGCGATCATGAACAACACGCCCGTTGTGGTGGTGATGATCCCCGTTGTCGTCCAGCTGAGCAAGACACTGGGCACCGCCGCCTCAAAACTGCTGATACCGCTCAGCTATGCGGCGATCATGGGCGGATCCCTGACCCTCATTGGCACCTCGACGAACCTGCTGGTTGATGGTGTCGCCCGGTCGCAGGGGATGGAGCCTTTCGGCATTTTCGAGATCCTGCCCATCGGTCTGGTCGTCTGCGCGTGGGGGCTGATCTATATGGCCACCATTGGGCGGCGCCTGCTGCCGGTGCGCGACAGCCTCGCGGGCCGGCTGGGCGACAGGTCGCGGATGAAATTCTTTTCCGAAGCGGTGATCCCGCCCGACAGCAACCTGATCGGGCGCGAAGTGCTGGATGTGAAGCTGTTCAAGCGTCAGGGCGTGCGGCTGGTCGACGTGATCCGCGGCGATGCATCGCTGCGGCGCGACCTCAAGGGGGTGACCCTGAAAGTGGGCGACCGCGTGGTCTTGCGCACCCAGATGGCGGAATTGCTGAGCCTGCAGGCCACGCCCGAGCTCAAGCGCGTCGATCAGGTATCGGCGGTCGAGACGGTGACCGTCGAAGCGCTGATCTCGCCCGGGTGCAAGATGGTCGGGCGCAGCCTGGGGTCGCTGCGTCTGCGGCGGCGCTACGGGGTCTATCCGCTGGCCGTCCACCGGCGGAACCAGAACATCGGCCTGCAACTCGATGAGCTGGTCGTGCGGGTGGGCGATACGCTTTTGCTGGAAGGGGCAGAGGCGGATATCCAGCGCCTTGCCACGGACATGGACCTGGTCGACGTCAGCCAGCCCTCGCAGCGCGCCTACCGCCGCGGCCACGCGCCCATCGCGATTGCAGCGCTGGGCGCGATCGTGGTGCTGGCGGCCTTCAACGTGGCACCGATCCTGATGCTGGCGGTCATCGCGGTGGCGGTGGTGCTGGTGACGGGGTGTATCGACGCGGACGAGGCGTTTTCCTTTGTCGACGGGCGGTTGCTGGCGCTGATTTTCTCGATGCTGGCGGTGGGGGCCGCGTTGCAACACACGGGCGCCGTGCAACTGATCGTCGACAGTATCTCGCCCGCGCTGGGGGAGTTGCCGCCGGGTGCGGTGATCTTCTGTGTGTTCCTGCTGACCACGCTGTTCACCGAAATCGTGTCAAACAATGCGGTCGCGGTCATCATGACGCCGATCGCCATCTCGCTGGCTACCGCACTGGGAATGGATGCCCGCGCGCTGGTGGTTGCGGTGATGATTGCCGCGTCCTGTGCCTTTGCCACTCCCATCGGGTATCAGACCAACACGCTGGTCTACGGTCCGGGCGGGTACAAGTTCACCGACTTCATTCGGGTGGGGATGCCGCTCAACCTTTCGATGTCGGTCATCGTCAGCCTTGTGATCCCGCTGATCTGGTAGGGCAGGAAGGCCCGCAAGCGGCCCTTTGGAGGCGCTGCCTCCAAACCTCCGGAGTTTTCCGGCAAAATGGAGACAGGGGGCGGGACGTAAAAAGGGGGCGACATTTGCCGCCCCCATCTGCCGGAGTGCCGTTGCGTGACGAGGTTTCACACGCGCGGGCGCTGCGGATTCAGAAGCCCAGAACCAGCGACACGCCGATGGTGTTGTCGGTCGATTTCAGACCGGCCACCGGATCGGTGTTGTAGTCGGTGCGGTAGCTGACCCGGGTCGACAGGTTGTCGGACACCTTGAAGTTCACGCCCGCGTCGTTGGTCAGGACGGTGTTCACATCCGAGCCGAGGATTTCGGTATCCATCGTGAAGGAGACTGTCTCGCTCATCGCGATGTAGTACCGCGAGGAGACGATGAAGCCGACTTCGGTGTCGGAATTGCCGTTCACGTCCTTGAAGTAGCGCGCACCCGGGCCGCCCTGCACACGCCATGTGTGGTTGGGCTGGTTCAGGACGCGGTAGCCGGGGCCGAAGCCGAGGAAGGCGTCGGTTTCCGAGCCGTCGATTTCGTTGCCCGCGTTGTCTTCGAGGTAGCCGTCATACTGGTAACGGGCGAGGCCGAAGGCGTAGACATTGGGTGTGAAATACCGGCTGCCTTCGTAGGTTGCGAAGAATTTCTCTTCGCTGGTGTCACCGTTGTCTTCGCCGTATTCGGCAGCGAGGCCGACAAGGTGGTTCCACGCGCCCACGCCGTAGGTCAGGCGACCCGCGGCCGACAATGCGCCGGTGTCGGTGTTGCCATTGGTCCCGGAGGCCGACAGCGCCATCGATCCACGGAAGCCCTGTGCCACGCCATTGGGGCCGAAACGGGCGTCGTCGTCGCCTGCGGTCAGGTCGTCGTTCACGTCATCTGTGATGTCGTCGATCTGGTCGTTGAGGGTTTCGACACCTGTGATGGTAGATTGCGCGAAAACCGGTGCTGCGGCCATCAGTGTGACCACGGAGGCGGCTGTGAGTGTCTTTAGAGTGTTCAAGGGTCATTCCTTTCCCGAAGGTGACCCGATCCGGAAAGCGGATCGGAAGCATCTCTGCTGCGCTCTCTCTACGCCTTTCAGTTGTATGAGGGAAATTCTAAATAATCATGTTTGAGTTGATATTTTCTCAATCAAAGGGGGCGGTGCGGTGGATCGCTCGCACACAGCCTTTGGGTGCTGTCCGCAGGCCGCGCTAGAGCGGCCAGAAGAACAGGATCGCGGGTATCGAGACGACGATGACGATGATCTCGAGCGGCAGGCCCATGCGCCAGTAGTCACCGAACCCGTAGCCGCCGGGGCCGAGGATCAGCGTGTTGTTCTTGTGCCCAATAGGGGTGAGAAAGGCCGACGAGGCCGCGATTGCCACTGCCATCAGGAAAGGATCGGCAGACACGCCCAGCGTGTTGGCCATCTGGATGCCCACCGGTGCTGCCACGATCGTGGTTGCGGTGTTGTTCAGCACATCCGACAGCGACATCGTGACCACCATCAAAACCGTCAGCACCGCCCAGGCGGGCATGCCGAAGGTCAGGTCGACCAGCGTGCCCGCGATCAGTTCGGTGCCGCCCGATTTCTCCAGCGCGGCGCCCAGCGGGATCATCGACCCCAAGAGCACGATCACCGGCCATTCGATGTGGGTATAGAGTTCGTTCAGCGGAACGATCTTGACCAGCACATAGGCCACGACCACCAGACCCAGCGCCACGGGCAGATATACCAGCCCGAAGGACGCCGCGGACACCGCGCCCGCAAACAGGCCGATCGCGAGCCAGACCTTGCGGTTCTCCGTCACGGCCAGCCCCCGGTCCGCCAGCGGAAGAACGCCCAGCCAGTCGGCGACATCGCGTGCGGTATCGCGCGGCACCAGCAGCAACAGGATATCGCCGGTCTTGAGCGGGGTCTTGCGCAGGTGTTCGGTGATCTTGCGGCCGCGGCGTGAAATGCCCAGCAGCACGGAGCGGCGCCGCCATGCCAGACCCACCGATTGCGCCGACCGCCCGTTGAGCCGCGAGGCATCCGTCACCACGACCTCGATCACCTCGACGCCGTCACCATCCGCGCGCAGGGTCTCCTCGCGCCCGGCGTCGGCCACGGCCAGATCCAGCGTCGAGCGGAATTCGTCGAGCGCGTCCGGTGTCGCCTCGATCACCAGCGCGTCACCGGCCTGAAGCGCGGTGTTGCGGGCGCGGCCGAAGCGGCGCTTGTTGTCGCGGACAAGGCCGAGAATGGCGACATCGGACGCCTCTGCGACCTCCTCGTGTTCGTAGAGCCGCGTGCCGATGAGCTTGCTGTCTTCGGGCACCACCAGTTCGGCGATATAGTTGGAGACATCCTCGGCCCTGAGGGTCGCGTCGGCGCGTTGCGGGATCAGCCGCCAGCCGACCAGCGCCACGAAGGTCAGGCCGGCAATCGCCGCGATCCCGCCCACGGGCGCGAAATCGAACATGCGGAAAGGCTCTCCCAGCGCGTCCTGCCGGATGCTGGCGATGATGATATTGGGGGGTGTGCCGATCAGCGTGACCATGCCCCCCAGAATCGTCGCAAAGCTGAGCGGCATCAGCGACAGGCCCGGCGCGCGCCCCGCCTTGCGCGCGGTCTGGATATCCACGGGCATCAGCAGGGCAAGGGCCGCGACATTGTTCATGAAAGCCGACAGGATACCGCCCACCGCCCCCATCAGGGTGATATGTGCGCCCAGACTGCGCGAGGCATCGACCAATGTGCGGGTGATCAGCAGCACGGCGCCGGACCGCACCAGCCCCGCGGACACCACCAGAACCAGCGCCACCACCAGCGTTGCGGGATGGCCGAACCCCGAGAACGCGTCCTTGCTGTCGACCACGCCCAGCACGACCCCCAGCATCAGCGCCGAGAATGCCACGATGTCGTAGCGCAGCCGCCCCCAGAGCAGCATCCCGAAGACTCCGCCGAAGAGAGAGAAGAGAATGATCTGTTCGCTGGTCATGTTCCGCGTTCCTTGTCTGGTGCTCATCTCGCTCGGGGGAGGGGGCGGATGCAAGCGGAATGAAAGGCGCGCGAGGGGGGATTGCCCTTGCCCGTGGCGCTGCCATATAGACGGGACAAGCACGACATATCCGACGGAGACACCACATGGCCGGCCATTCCAAATGGGCAAACATCCAGCACCGCAAGGGGCGGCAGGACAAGCTGCGCTCCAAACTCTTCTCCAAGCTGAGCAAGGAGATCACGGTCGCCGCCAAGATGGGCGATCCCGATCCCGACAAGAACCCGCGCCTGCGGCTTGCGGTGAAAGAGGCCAAGGCCGTGTCGATGCCCAAGGACAACATCGAACGCGCGATCAAGAAGGCGACCGGCGGTGACGCGGAGGACTACGAGGAAATCCGCTATGAGGGTTACGGCCCCAACGGCGTTGCGGTTATCGTCGAGGCGATGACCGACAACCGCAACCGCACCGCGTCGACGGTCCGGTCCACCTTTACCAAGAACGGTGGCAATCTGGGCGAAACCGGTTCGGTCGGCTTCATGTTCGACCGCAAGGGCGAGGTCGTCTATGCGGCAGAGGTCGGCGATGCCGATACCGTCATGATGGCCGCGATCGAGGCCGGTGCCGAAGACGTGGAAAGCTCCGAAGACGGTCACGTGATCTATTGCGCGGATACCGACCTGAACGAGGTGTCAACGGCGCTCGAGGCCGAACTCGGCGAGAGCGAAAGCACCAAGCTGATCTGGCGTCCCACCACCACGACGGAGATGGACCTTGAGAGCATGCAGAAGCTGATGAAGCTGATCGACGCGCTGGAGGATGACGACGACGTGCAGCGTGTGACCGCGAACTTCGAAGCCTCCGACGAGGTCATGTCTCAGCTCGACGCGTGAGGCAGGGCAGGCGGCGCGCGCCGGGGCAACGCACCGGGCGCGCGCGGCGCAGCGATATCGAGCCCGACGAGAGGGCCGGCGGCCCGCTCAGGCGTCTTTGGCGCCGATATCCCACCACAGGCCCGTCATCACCTGCAGCGCGTCGGCGCAGAGCGGGGCCAGAACATGTTCGTCCGGCGCGTGCTGCGAACATCCCCTGTAGGAATGCGGCACCCAGACCGTGGGCAGGCCCAGGATCTCGCTGAAAACCTCGTTCGGCAGCGAGCCCGCGAGATTCGGCAGCACATGGGGCGCCTTGCCGGAAGTGTCGGTTATCGAATCGATGACGCGCGCGACCCACGGATGGTCCGGCGCGTGGCGGGTGGCCTGAAACGCGCCTTTCTCGTCCGGAACGATCTCCACC
Above is a genomic segment from Sulfitobacter sp. HNIBRBA3233 containing:
- the hisN gene encoding histidinol-phosphatase gives rise to the protein MKIDPDLLGELETVAHQMADAAGAVILPYFRAPSLDAENKLSEGFDPVTVADRAGEEAMREVLARHRPDDAIFGEEAGHTPGSSGLTWVLDPIDGTRGFISGTPTWGVLIAVGDASGPVLGIVDQPYTGERFIGTPAGAALLRAGQRRPIHTRPARPLREATVFTTFPEVGTDIEGSAFRAVAERANLTRYGMDCYAYALVASGQVDLVIEAGLQAYDIQAPLALVRAAGGIVTDWQGGPAHDGGRVIAAANPQIHAEALEILHTTPDGAA
- a CDS encoding CAP domain-containing protein, with the translated sequence MIRIVAIFAVLAALSACGDMPAATSPNGPVPAPENATTARLKGKSPSAIVSAIRAKTGLGPVRRSARLDRVALMQARDMAQNDFFSHSGSDGSSVGNRARRGGYDWCVIAENINKGYPDIRSAILAWETSRSHYRNMTLRGAKEFGIASVGSYNVMVLGARDC
- a CDS encoding 8-oxoguanine deaminase; the protein is MDDARREIADADILIEAGRIAALGPDLPVPEGAEVVDATGCLVTPGLVNTHHHLFQTLTRAVPAGQDAPLFGWLGALYPIWSRLTPDHIFTSAQIGLAELALSGCSLSSDHLYLYPNGTRLEDTIEAAREIGLRFHPTRGAMSIGQSAGGLPPDALVEREADILKDCIRVIDAFHDPAEGSMCRVGVAPCSPFSVSRELMRDAAVLARDKGVMMHTHLAENDEDVAYSLATFGCRPGEYAQSVGWVGRDVWHAHCVKLDPAEIDLFASTGTGVAHCPCSNCRLGSGIAPVRAMRDAGVPLGLGVDGSASNDAGSLVAEARQAMLLQRVARGADAMSAREALEIATRGGADILGRPDCGRLEVGKRADIALWDTRTVQMAGSWDIASILLAGPGVVRDLFVEGRGVVRDGQVTGVDLATLAARQRAYAKALMDT
- the guaD gene encoding guanine deaminase produces the protein MTQKTLLTGQTLLFSGDPLVLPWEDCVHVDSSGGVLLLGDRIAAVGPAEGLREAHPEATEFMYGDNLICPGFVDAHVHFPQTAMIASWGKRLIDWLQTYTFPEEIRLSDPYWAAELAARYLDLTRAHGTTTVASFATIHPHSAAALFEAGAARGQCIVTGKTCMDRNAPEALLDTAQSAYDDSKTLIEAWHGHGRARYAITPRFSPTSTPDQLSALGALWAEYPDCLMQTHLSEQPDEVAWVRELFPQARDYLDTYEAHGLLGPRGLYGHAIHLEPREIDRLADVQGAAIHCPTSNAFIGSGRMNLPALAERGIPVGLATDTGGGSSFSMLRTMAAAYEAAQHHGRPLHAAQLIWLATAGSARTLHLQDEIGSLRRGYFADITVLDLKSTPDIAQRANRAHDIWEDIFTTVMMGDDRAVRATWIAGRQADEV
- a CDS encoding 5-formyltetrahydrofolate cyclo-ligase, which translates into the protein MTLAARKDAARKAAFARRKPLFDNAPAAQSGYLSEVLAGYRGVPLSGYMPIRTEIDPRDAMAEAAARGPVGVPVIVGAGQPLRFARWEPDMPMRDGPFGASIPQEPAYFEPEILIVPLLAFSRAGGRLGYGGGFYDRTLEGLRAKRATLAIGFAFAGQEDPSLPLEPLDQPMDLIVTEAGVIEVASAAAR
- the mgtE gene encoding magnesium transporter; translated protein: MSEQLLDEKTEEPDTEKEAYTLSQRDVSAILYAVEIDDREKLVELMEPLHAADIADLLEQISGFERMRLIRLYDREFDGEILSELDESIRNEVVSLLTPSVLQDAVRELDSDDVVDIIEDLEDAQQESILGALEDSDRAAVEQALTYPEYSAGRLMQREVVMAPEHWTVGEAIDFLRATPEEDLPDQFYHIIMVDPRLHPVGNITLGKLMRSKRATPLKDLLESTFQVIPAMRDEGDVAYAFNQYHLISAPVVDDEGRLIGVITIDDAMAVLDEEHEEDILRLAGVGDGSLSDRVIETTKQRLPWLAVNLVTAIAASLVIAQFEVALAQIVALAVLMPIVASMGGNAGTQSLTVAVRSLATRDLTGSNVWRVIRREVLVGLINGLIFAVVMGIVGLIWFGSPALGYVIASAMVINMVVAGLAGTGIPIILERIGIDPALASGAFVTTVTDVVGFFAFLGLAALVLL